The Methanosarcina barkeri str. Wiesmoor DNA segment ACAATAAAAGGTAGACATGACATCTTAAGAGAGTGGAGCTCTAATGGAGAACGGCTTACTATAAGGTCTATTATGTTTTCTTCGGATAGTGACTGGGAGTATAAAGAAAATTCTCTTGTAGAATTAAATGCGACGAACTTTTCCTATATCTGGAAAAATATGCCTGTGAAGAAAATTACAGAGAATGAAAAGTCCAATACTGTTGATAATGTCCAGAGTAATAAATCCAGCTCTATAAATACCTCAAAGGTTACTGAGAATGAGGAAAAAAGCAAGCAATCTACTTGCTTTTTCTTCTTACATTTTTTGCCTGTATCTGAATGAACTAACAAGTGGTATCAGTCCCTAGAATATAATAATAGGGATCTTATCACAGATTTAAACCTGAGCAGCAGAGGATTCTCAGAAGGATTACTCAGCTTAATCTTCAATAAGTTCTATGGCATCTTCCGGGCAGGCTTCCACACACTGGTTGCACTCTATGCAATTTTCCGGGCGGGCTACAACTGCCCTTTTTACTCGATCAATTTCTTCGATATCAAAAACGTCTGCAGGGCAAACTTCATAGCAGGCAAGAGCTCCGGTACACTTTTTATAGTCGATTACTGGGTACATTTTTCTTCCACCTTATTTTTTCCAGATTGAAAGTTAAATTTGCAGTGCTAATACTAATATCAATAACGATTTTATTATTTCGCCTTTTAGTGCTAATACCAATCTCGGTAACGATTTTATTATTTTGTCTTTTTACTGAATTTCAAGTTTACAGTTTCTTACTGAATTTCAAGTTTACAGTTTCGTTTAAAGAATTTCAACGTTTAAGGTCTCTTACTGAATTTCAATGTCTACAGTCTCTGAACTCTCTCTGTAAGGTACTATGACAAACAGTTTTCCATCACAATATCTGGCGACCGCTTTTTGAGGAACAACCCCGCAGCAGAATGCATAAGTCCCTGCGTACTCAACCCCGGTCTCTTCTCTTTTCGCTCTTACGAAAAAGCCTTCTTCAACCATCTTTAGTTCAATATTCTCTTTCTTTACTCCAGGCAGATCGATCTGAATTTCAAGGTTTCCCTTGTCATCAGAACACGAAAATACATCAGGAGACATTTTCACCATGGCCATACTACCCCTCCCAAATAATTTTTTTCTTCGGTAAACTACATAAAACAACTAACTTAGTCCATATATTGCGGAGTTTAGTGTAAGGCGTTAAGGCATCTGTGTTCAGAATTTCCTTTTTGAATATAGATGCTCCGACATCAGATATTTGAATAATACCTGTTACGGCACAAGATTCGAATCTTAGATGCTACGAGACTGGATATAAGAATCTTCGATTTACGATATTATATGTCGATTTTTTATTCAAATTCTTGTTCCGAACCGCCACACAAACCCCAATGCTACACAAACCCCAATAATAGAGTAAAAATCTCGATATTTATAATTTGTGAATCGATATATCGATTCACAGACCATGTTATTCTAATTTTTAAAGGATAAAACAGACATAACAAAGCTTTATTGCAGAATTCTTGAAGTAAAGGTATCTTAATTGGTAATTTTCGGGCTGATCTCTTTTTTATACTCTTTTTGCAATGGTTTATCTGTCATATGAAATGTTCAGCTCCATAGCTCACGGTTTTTGTCGATGAAAGCACGTTGGATCTCTTTTTTTGAAGAGGTGTAAATCAGGGCTGCAGGATGGTAAAGTTTCAGGATTGTTCTTCCTTCATGTTCCACAGGGACTCCCCATTCGAGTTTTTTCCCGGGGCAAAAGGACTTCTCGGCTGTATTACCAAGAAGGATTATAATTTTCGGGTTAAGCAGGATTATCTGAGAAAGCAGGAAGGGCTTACAGCATTCTATCTCGTTTATACTGGGTCTTCGGTTTTCAGGGGGGTGGCATTTGACTGTATTTGTTACCATCCAATCTTCTTCGGAAAGCCCCATGTACTCGATCATTTTATCCAGTTTTTTTCCTGCCCTGCCGTAAAACGGAATTCCGGTTTCATTTTCGCGTTTTCCTGGGGCTTCTCCTATGAAGAAAACTTTCGGGTTGCAGGACCCTTTTCCTATGACTCTTTTGATTGCACTTTTATGGAGTGGGCATCGGGTGCATTTAAGTATCTCCTTTGTAACAGTTTCGTATCCGGCTTCCACCATCATTCTGATTCTTTCTTCAAAATCTCTACGGTTATCTTTTTCATATGTCGTCGCCTTCTACCTCCTTTAATATTTTTTTCTGTAATCCGATATATTATTAAATTGTGGCTAGTTTTTGATTCTGGCTTTTATATAAAATTCGTAATCTCTCTCATGAAGCCTGCAAACAAACAAACTTATTTATGGAAAAAATTCCATGACAACATAACCACTATTTAATGATAAAAAATCTCTAAAATTTGCTATTAAATTTTATTCTCCAATATCTATATAAAAATATTATTCACAAAGGTGCGCTGAGGTATGACTTCTAGAGACTTTCTTACAATCGATGATTTTGACACGCACGGAAAGACAATTCTTGTAAGGGTTGACCTGAACTCCCCTATGGATCCACAGGGTAATATTCTGGATGATATGCGGATCCGAAGCCATATTGCCACCTTGAAGGATCTTGAGGACGCAAAAGTTGTTTTGCTTGCACACCAGAGCAGGCCCGGAAAAAAAGACTTTACTACAATGAAGCCTCATGCCAACCTGATGTCCAAATACCTGGGAAAGCAGGTTCTTTATGTAGATGATATTTTTGGAACTTATGCAAAGACCAGGATTGCTTCTATGGAAAATGGAGATGTCATCCTGCTCGAAAATGTAAGGTTCTATTCTGAAGAAAGCCTCGAAAGAACTCCAGCAGAACAGGCAAAAACTTATCCGGTTAAAAAACTGGCACCTTTTGTAGATATCTTCCTTAATGATGCCTTTGCCGTATCTCACAGGTCTCAACTTTCCGTAGTAGGATTTACAGAGGTTCTCCCTACCGGAGCCGGAAGGGTCATGGAAAAGGAACTCACGTCTTTGGATCGGGGGATCAAAGGAGGGGAACGGCCAACGATTTTCGTTCTCGGAGGGGCAAAAGTCGATGATTCGCTCCATGTGGCGGAAAATGTGCTTTCAAATGGAGGAGCTGACCGGGTACTCCTGACCGGAGTAGTAGCAAATGTGGCACTTGCGGCATCCGGTATAGATATCGGAAAAGTAAATCTGGACTTCATCAAATCCCAGGGCTACGAAGACCAGATCGAAAAAGCAAAAAGTATACTTACGAAATTCAAAGATAAAGTTGGTCTTCCAAGGGATGTGGCTTTAAACGACAATAAGAAGCGGGTCGAATTGCCTGTTTCAGAACTTAATTCTAATTCTCTTCCTATAAACGATATTGGGCTTGAAACCATTGTGGACTTTACCAGTGAAATCGCAAGTGCAAAAACTGTTATCTTAAACGGCCCTGCGGGGATTTCCGAAGTTGCTGAGTTTGCCCTTGGAACGCACGAGATTATAAAAGCTGCTATTAAATCCGAGTTTTCAATCATTGGCGGTGGGCATATTTCGGCAGAAGTTGAGCATCTCGGGCTTGCACACCGTTTCTCTCACATCAGTACAGGTGGCGGGGCACTAATTGATTATCTCTCAGGAGTAAAGCTGCCTGGTGTAGAGGCCCTGAAATCTGCAGCTAAGAGATATGAAGAAGCTAAGAAAATCTAATTCTTCTGTTTCCTATAAGTTCTGACATCTGTGAAAATAAGTTATCTATTGGGAGTTTCCTTCTGGGAGTTTTCTATTGGGAGTTTCCTTCTGGGAATTTCCTTCTGCCAAACTTCCTGGCTTTTCTTTTTTAAAACAATCCATTTCATCTTCCGATTTCTTAAAAGTGAAATTTTGGAGATATACTTTTACCAGCTTCGATAAACATAATGTTATACTAGCTTCCACTTAAATTATAATACTAACCTTAAGTAGATGCATATCTGGCATTTGCAGCTATTACTGGTAGTTGCTGGTAACACTTACAGTTAGTACTGGTAACACTTACAGTTAGTACTGGTAATGGTGGAATAGTTAAGTTGATACTGATAATGCTGGTAACACCTACAGTTAGACTGGTAATGATGGTAATAATCACATCTAATGCTGGTTAAGAGTTACAGTCAAGAATTAAAGATAAAATTGAGGTGTTGGTATATGCTTACAGATGTTGAAGGCAGGGCTGCAGTCAAACTTGCAAGGAAAACGATCGAATCGTTCCTATCGGAAGAAAAGCTTCCAGAACCTCAAGAATTGGGTTTTGAGCTTTCGCCGGTTTTCGGGGAGAAAAGGGGAGTTTTTGTCACACTTACTGAAAGTGGGCTTCTGAGGGGCTGTATAGGACATCCGTTTCCGGATTCGAGACTTGAGGATGCAATTATGGATTCTGCAATTTCTGCGGCAACCAGGGACCCGCGTTTTCCTCCGGTGAGAGAAGATGAGCTGAACAAAATAGTTGTTGAGGTAACAATTCTTACACAGCCTGAAAAGATTAATGCTCCTGCAGAAGAGCTTCCTGAGCGCATAGAGGTCGGAAAGCATGGACTTATTGTAAAGCAGGGCTACTGTCAGGGACTTTTGCTTCCTCAGGTCGCTCCTGAGTATAATATGGATTCTATCGAGTTTTTGGGCCATACCTGCTTGAAAGCTGGCCTTTTGCCTGACGCCTGGCTCAAAGGAGCCGAAGTCTCCTGTTTCGAAGGGCAGATTTTCAAGGAAAAAGAACCATGTGGCGAGGTCCTCGAGGAAAATTTTTCATGTGAATGAGAAATTTGAAGTTTCCTGGATTTCTTAAAACAGCCTGGATTTCTTAAAACATTTTAGAATTCTTACGTAGCTTTCAGAGCTTTATGAGTAGGAAAACCTATATTTCAAAGTAAAACATGAATAGTACAATTAAGTTTATTGGGAAGGAATATACAGGAAGTAAATAAACAGGAAATTAGTAAATAGGTATCAAATATACTGGAAATTAGTTAATAGAGAGCAAATAAATCGAAAATTAGTAAATAGGAACTAAATACACAGGAAATGAATAAACAATAGATCGAATTTCGTTTTACTGCGGGCAGCCTTCAGGCTTTCAGAACCCTATTCCTGAGCCTGTCCGCAGGTGATTTTTGGAACTTGAGAGTTTTTCAGGCTGAAATCAAGTTGAAATCCAGCTTATTTGGATTGTGGTAGATTGTGGTAGATTGCGGTATCGGTATTGTGATACGTTGTTTGAGTATTCTTATCCTGAGTGCTGGTTTATTCAATCTCGATTCTCTTTCCAGCTACGGATTTTGTTTTCGGTAGGGTGACAGTTAAGACTCCATTTTTGAGCTGCGCAGTTGTTCCTTCTTCAGTTACGCCGTCGGGAAGAGGAATCTCACGGTAATAGCGCATGAAAGACCGCTCTTTTCTGAGGTAACCTTCTTTTTCAGCCTCTTCTTCTTTTCCTTTACCTGCACTGATTACCAGAACATTATCCCTTAGATTGAGTTCAACATCTTCTCTGTCAACCCCGGGCAGGTCGGTTGTTACAACTACCTTCTCATCTTCTTCCATAACATCAGTCAGCGGAGAGAAAGCTTCGTTTCCGAACCGACTTTCCAGTGCAGGAAAAGTTCTGAACATATTTTCCATATAATTCTGCATTCTTCTGATCTCGTCAAATGGGTCCCAGCTATACATGTCACGGTCTGTTCTTTTCATTGGAAATTTCATATACAGATTCCTCCTTATTCAATTCCAGGTTTCCTTGGTCGCAAGCCTTCCAGATTTCAGACTTTTCGGATTTCAGGATTGCTTTTCTTTCAATTTTCCTGGGTTTTATTTGTCTTTACATTGATTTTGATCTGTAAAGTTAGTCCTGAACAGTTATTATCCACCTCTCCAGAAAACTGCCTGGATAGTACGGGAAAGAAATAACGGCGGAGGTCCGTTTTTAATCTTACCCGTTTTTTACAGGCACGATACTGAGAGTTCAAGACTCCCACACTTTTTTAGGAGGTAGGGACAAGTTCGTTTTTAGAAGGCGGTACCGGTTCGTCTTCGGTCTGTTCGCAGATATCTATTGTAACTGATGGGTAACACTTACAGTTCTTGTTTAATTGTTCTGTAAGGGTGGTGTTGTTCCCAAGTTACTACCCTATAGATAGTACTTTTAATATTTATAATTTTCGCATATTATGGGTTTAATACGTATAAAATCAGGAATTTATCAGGAAAAATTGCAAAATTTTCGGGCAAAACAGATTCTAAAGAAAAAGAGGGCTGGAATATTTTTTAGTTAAATGTATATCGAGATCCGATTAAGTGACAATTTCCACTAGAAAATCTCTATCCAGTGAAGGAAAACAAGAAATTTTTAAAACAAGAAACTTTTACGCTGCTGAACCTCTCACGTCCCTGCAAAGCAGTTCTGCCTGCTTGAGAATATTCTCAGTAGCAAGTTTTTGTTTATCTGGAGGATATCCATACTTTTTCAGCAATCTTTTTACGTTGA contains these protein-coding regions:
- a CDS encoding ferredoxin family protein; translation: MYPVIDYKKCTGALACYEVCPADVFDIEEIDRVKRAVVARPENCIECNQCVEACPEDAIELIED
- a CDS encoding Hsp20/alpha crystallin family protein — translated: MAMVKMSPDVFSCSDDKGNLEIQIDLPGVKKENIELKMVEEGFFVRAKREETGVEYAGTYAFCCGVVPQKAVARYCDGKLFVIVPYRESSETVDIEIQ
- a CDS encoding uracil-DNA glycosylase, with translation MMVEAGYETVTKEILKCTRCPLHKSAIKRVIGKGSCNPKVFFIGEAPGKRENETGIPFYGRAGKKLDKMIEYMGLSEEDWMVTNTVKCHPPENRRPSINEIECCKPFLLSQIILLNPKIIILLGNTAEKSFCPGKKLEWGVPVEHEGRTILKLYHPAALIYTSSKKEIQRAFIDKNRELWS
- a CDS encoding phosphoglycerate kinase translates to MTSRDFLTIDDFDTHGKTILVRVDLNSPMDPQGNILDDMRIRSHIATLKDLEDAKVVLLAHQSRPGKKDFTTMKPHANLMSKYLGKQVLYVDDIFGTYAKTRIASMENGDVILLENVRFYSEESLERTPAEQAKTYPVKKLAPFVDIFLNDAFAVSHRSQLSVVGFTEVLPTGAGRVMEKELTSLDRGIKGGERPTIFVLGGAKVDDSLHVAENVLSNGGADRVLLTGVVANVALAASGIDIGKVNLDFIKSQGYEDQIEKAKSILTKFKDKVGLPRDVALNDNKKRVELPVSELNSNSLPINDIGLETIVDFTSEIASAKTVILNGPAGISEVAEFALGTHEIIKAAIKSEFSIIGGGHISAEVEHLGLAHRFSHISTGGGALIDYLSGVKLPGVEALKSAAKRYEEAKKI
- a CDS encoding TIGR00296 family protein, producing the protein MLTDVEGRAAVKLARKTIESFLSEEKLPEPQELGFELSPVFGEKRGVFVTLTESGLLRGCIGHPFPDSRLEDAIMDSAISAATRDPRFPPVREDELNKIVVEVTILTQPEKINAPAEELPERIEVGKHGLIVKQGYCQGLLLPQVAPEYNMDSIEFLGHTCLKAGLLPDAWLKGAEVSCFEGQIFKEKEPCGEVLEENFSCE
- a CDS encoding Hsp20/alpha crystallin family protein; amino-acid sequence: MKFPMKRTDRDMYSWDPFDEIRRMQNYMENMFRTFPALESRFGNEAFSPLTDVMEEDEKVVVTTDLPGVDREDVELNLRDNVLVISAGKGKEEEAEKEGYLRKERSFMRYYREIPLPDGVTEEGTTAQLKNGVLTVTLPKTKSVAGKRIEIE